A single Thermoanaerobacterium sp. RBIITD DNA region contains:
- the trpS gene encoding tryptophan--tRNA ligase, whose amino-acid sequence MQRVFSGVQPTGDIHIGNYLGAMRQFVKLQDDYECLFCIVDLHALTIPQDPETLRKKSIELAGLYLAIGLDPKKVIIFVQSHVSEHPELGWLLQCMTYFGELGRMTQFKDKSKGKESVSVGLFTYPDLMAADILLYDTNYVPVGNDQKQHLELTRDIAERFNNRFGNTFVVPEPMILKTGSRIMSLTEPDKKMSKSDENQFSKINLLDDPSQIKKKIMRAVTDSENVIRYDPENKPGVSNLLTLYSAFTDINIEDAEKRFSGQGYGTLKKELVDVIVERLTEIQRNYKNLDLNFINSVLRDGAEKASKIAKLTIERVKNKMGLLIIK is encoded by the coding sequence ATGCAAAGAGTTTTTTCCGGTGTACAACCGACTGGTGATATTCATATAGGAAACTATCTTGGCGCAATGAGGCAATTCGTAAAACTTCAAGATGATTATGAATGCCTTTTTTGCATAGTTGATTTACATGCGTTGACAATACCACAGGATCCAGAAACATTAAGGAAAAAGTCCATAGAACTAGCAGGGCTATATCTTGCCATTGGCCTTGACCCAAAAAAAGTTATAATTTTTGTGCAGTCACATGTGTCCGAACATCCTGAGCTTGGATGGCTATTACAGTGTATGACATATTTTGGCGAGTTGGGAAGAATGACACAATTTAAAGACAAAAGCAAAGGCAAAGAATCTGTATCTGTGGGTCTTTTCACATATCCTGATTTAATGGCCGCTGATATTTTACTTTACGATACGAATTATGTACCTGTAGGGAATGACCAAAAACAACATTTAGAATTAACGAGAGACATAGCTGAAAGGTTTAATAATCGTTTTGGTAATACATTTGTAGTACCGGAGCCTATGATTTTAAAAACAGGTTCAAGAATAATGAGTCTGACAGAGCCAGATAAAAAAATGAGTAAGAGTGATGAAAATCAGTTTAGTAAGATTAATTTATTAGATGATCCATCACAAATTAAGAAGAAAATAATGAGGGCTGTTACAGATTCAGAAAATGTAATAAGATATGATCCTGAAAATAAACCTGGAGTAAGTAATTTATTGACGCTATACAGTGCATTTACCGATATAAACATAGAAGACGCCGAAAAGAGGTTTAGTGGTCAAGGGTATGGTACGCTAAAAAAAGAGCTTGTTGATGTAATAGTTGAGAGGCTTACGGAAATACAAAGAAATTACAAAAATCTTGATTTAAATTTTATAAATAGTGTATTACGAGATGGTGCTGAAAAGGCGAGCAAGATAGCAAAATTGACAATAGAAAGAGTAAAAAATAAAATGGGATTATTGATCATAAAGTAA
- a CDS encoding YifB family Mg chelatase-like AAA ATPase, with amino-acid sequence MLSITKSMAIMGIDGYVVDVEIDISNGLPSFDIVGLGDTEIKESRDRVRAAIKNSGYKFPVEKITVNLAPANTKKEGTSFDLPIAIGILICTGQVKPIKDNTVLLGELSLDGSLRSIRGALPMAISARENGIKSMILPYGNAKEAAVTKDISIFPAKSLNEVVDFINGSIMIEPIKINIEEYFKKDDYDVDFSDVKGQENVKRAFEIAAAGGHNIMLVGPPGAGKTMLARRFPTILPEMTLEEALEVTKIHSIAGTLPENTSLITNRVFRAPHHTISTVSLIGGGRIPKPGEVSLAHYGVLFLDEFPEFRRDAIEALRQPLEDEFVTISRVNATFTYPAKIILIIALNPCPCGFLGDEAHECRCTPNEIRRYQNKISGPLLDRIDLHVEVNRVDKQKYFEDDKNIETSEIIRNRVKKAREKQLKRYHGSNIFFNSQLKNNMIKKFIKLDNKTTEMIKDFFDRLGLSARAYNKIIKVSRTIADLDGSEQIKYEHVAEALQYRNLNNKYFNS; translated from the coding sequence ATGCTATCTATAACTAAAAGTATGGCGATAATGGGCATCGATGGTTATGTAGTAGACGTAGAGATAGATATATCAAATGGACTTCCGTCATTTGATATTGTGGGTCTTGGTGATACAGAAATTAAAGAATCAAGAGATAGGGTAAGAGCTGCTATAAAAAATAGTGGATATAAATTTCCTGTAGAAAAGATTACAGTAAATTTAGCGCCTGCAAACACAAAAAAAGAAGGTACATCATTCGATTTGCCCATTGCTATAGGTATACTTATCTGTACAGGTCAGGTAAAGCCAATTAAGGATAATACAGTTTTACTTGGTGAATTATCACTTGATGGATCACTAAGATCTATAAGAGGTGCTTTACCTATGGCTATAAGCGCAAGAGAGAATGGAATAAAAAGTATGATTTTGCCTTATGGAAATGCTAAGGAAGCTGCAGTTACTAAGGATATTTCAATATTTCCGGCCAAATCTTTAAATGAGGTAGTAGATTTCATTAATGGCAGTATCATGATTGAGCCTATTAAGATAAACATAGAAGAATATTTTAAAAAGGATGATTATGATGTAGATTTTTCAGATGTAAAAGGACAAGAAAATGTTAAAAGAGCATTTGAAATTGCTGCAGCAGGTGGACATAACATAATGTTAGTTGGTCCACCAGGGGCAGGGAAAACAATGCTTGCCAGGAGGTTCCCCACAATTCTTCCAGAAATGACCTTAGAGGAAGCTTTAGAAGTTACTAAAATACACAGCATAGCAGGGACTTTACCTGAAAATACATCGCTAATAACAAATAGGGTTTTTCGCGCTCCTCACCATACAATTTCGACAGTTTCGCTAATTGGTGGTGGTAGGATTCCAAAACCTGGTGAAGTTTCATTGGCACATTATGGTGTTTTATTTCTAGATGAATTTCCTGAGTTTAGAAGGGATGCTATAGAAGCACTTAGACAGCCGTTAGAAGATGAGTTTGTAACGATATCCAGAGTAAATGCAACTTTTACATACCCTGCTAAGATAATTCTAATTATTGCTTTAAATCCATGTCCGTGTGGATTTCTGGGTGACGAGGCCCACGAGTGTCGATGTACACCAAATGAAATAAGGCGCTATCAAAATAAGATTTCAGGTCCATTGCTTGATAGGATTGATTTGCATGTGGAAGTGAACCGTGTTGACAAGCAGAAGTATTTTGAAGACGATAAAAACATTGAGACTTCAGAAATAATAAGGAATAGAGTTAAAAAAGCGCGGGAAAAACAATTAAAAAGGTATCACGGCAGTAATATATTTTTTAATTCTCAGCTAAAAAATAATATGATAAAGAAATTTATTAAACTTGATAATAAGACAACAGAAATGATTAAAGACTTTTTCGACAGGCTCGGTTTAAGCGCCAGGGCATATAATAAAATAATAAAAGTATCAAGAACCATTGCAGACCTTGATGGTAGCGAACAGATAAAATATGAACATGTCGCAGAAGCATTACAATATAGAAATCTAAATAATAAGTATTTTAATAGTTAA
- the ylqF gene encoding ribosome biogenesis GTPase YlqF, whose amino-acid sequence MYQWYPGHMAKTKRLIEENLKIVDIVYELIDARIPKSSRNPLIDELVKNKKRIILLNKADLSDSAVNKMWNEYFKKLGIASLNINSLNSSSIKEIYELTLKECSNIIDRKRQKGIKAKLRAMIVGIPNVGKSTLINSLSKTKSAKTGNKPGVTKAKQWIRTPYFDLLDTPGILWPKFEDERIGIMLALTAAIKDELLNHEELAFSLLKILKQEYPELLMQRYKIQNVGIDLYDLLREIGRMRGCLSSGGYIDTERTSKIIIEDFRTGKLGKISLERPD is encoded by the coding sequence ATGTATCAATGGTATCCAGGCCATATGGCAAAAACGAAGCGTTTAATTGAAGAAAATTTAAAAATAGTCGATATTGTGTATGAATTAATTGATGCAAGAATTCCTAAAAGTAGCAGAAACCCGCTTATAGATGAATTGGTTAAAAATAAAAAACGAATTATTCTGCTTAATAAAGCTGACTTATCTGATTCTGCTGTTAATAAAATGTGGAATGAATATTTTAAAAAGCTAGGCATTGCAAGCCTTAATATAAATTCATTGAATAGCAGCAGTATTAAAGAAATATATGAATTGACTTTAAAAGAATGTAGCAATATAATAGATAGAAAAAGACAAAAGGGAATAAAAGCCAAATTAAGGGCAATGATAGTGGGTATACCTAATGTGGGCAAATCAACACTTATAAATTCGCTATCAAAAACAAAAAGTGCAAAGACAGGGAATAAACCAGGGGTAACAAAAGCAAAACAGTGGATACGGACTCCTTATTTTGATTTGTTGGACACGCCTGGAATACTGTGGCCCAAATTTGAAGATGAGCGTATTGGAATCATGCTGGCATTGACAGCTGCAATTAAAGATGAACTGTTGAACCATGAAGAATTGGCATTTAGTTTACTAAAAATTTTAAAACAAGAGTATCCAGAGCTTTTGATGCAAAGATATAAGATTCAAAATGTTGGAATTGATTTGTATGACTTATTAAGAGAAATAGGCAGAATGAGAGGTTGTTTGTCGTCTGGTGGGTATATTGATACGGAGCGTACATCAAAAATTATTATAGAAGATTTTCGAACAGGCAAACTTGGGAAGATATCTCTTGAGAGGCCTGATTAG
- the rplS gene encoding 50S ribosomal protein L19, with product MNLIDIVEKEQLREVPQFNVGDTVRVHYKVIEGDKERIQVFEGIVLKRTGGSLRENFTVRRISYGVGVERTFPLHSPRIDKIEVVRSGKVRRAKLYYVRERIGKAAKIKEKM from the coding sequence ATGAATTTAATTGATATTGTTGAAAAAGAACAATTGAGAGAAGTACCTCAGTTTAATGTAGGAGATACTGTAAGAGTACATTATAAAGTTATTGAAGGTGACAAGGAAAGAATACAGGTCTTTGAAGGTATTGTGCTTAAAAGAACTGGTGGTTCTCTTAGAGAAAATTTCACTGTAAGACGTATTTCTTACGGTGTTGGTGTTGAAAGAACTTTCCCACTTCATTCACCGAGAATTGATAAAATAGAAGTTGTTAGAAGTGGTAAAGTAAGAAGAGCAAAGCTTTATTATGTGAGAGAAAGAATAGGTAAAGCTGCTAAAATTAAAGAAAAAATGTAA
- the trmD gene encoding tRNA (guanosine(37)-N1)-methyltransferase TrmD translates to MIFNVLTIFPDMFEGILRNSILKRAIERDLIKVNLVNIRDYSKDRHKKTDDYPYGGGYGMVMMVQPIYDAINAVKSSKDIPVFYMGPKGKKFDQKKAVEISRYDEIILLCGHYEGIDERAYSVIDEEISMGDFIMTGGEIAAMAVIDSVSRLIHGVLPQDESFMDESFYNGLLEYPQYTRPENFNGMEVPKVLLSGNHAEIAKWRRQKSLELTLNLRPDLLDKKYLTKQDIDYLMQIGYSDI, encoded by the coding sequence ATGATATTCAATGTTTTGACGATTTTTCCTGATATGTTTGAAGGAATACTTAGGAATAGCATTTTAAAAAGGGCTATTGAAAGAGATTTGATTAAAGTAAATTTGGTTAATATCAGGGACTATTCAAAGGATAGACATAAAAAAACGGATGATTACCCATATGGTGGCGGGTATGGCATGGTTATGATGGTTCAACCAATATACGACGCAATAAATGCTGTCAAATCATCTAAAGATATACCGGTTTTTTATATGGGCCCTAAGGGGAAAAAGTTTGATCAAAAAAAAGCTGTAGAAATTTCAAGATATGATGAAATAATACTATTGTGTGGACATTATGAAGGAATTGACGAGAGGGCGTACTCAGTGATAGATGAAGAGATATCAATGGGAGATTTCATCATGACTGGTGGCGAAATAGCTGCAATGGCAGTTATTGATTCTGTATCAAGGTTGATACACGGTGTTTTGCCACAAGATGAAAGCTTTATGGATGAGTCTTTCTATAACGGTTTACTAGAATATCCTCAATATACGCGACCAGAAAATTTTAACGGTATGGAAGTACCTAAAGTGTTACTGTCTGGTAATCATGCGGAGATAGCTAAATGGAGAAGACAGAAGTCTTTAGAACTTACATTAAATTTACGCCCTGATCTCTTGGACAAGAAATATTTAACCAAACAAGATATAGATTATCTTATGCAAATAGGGTATTCAGATATTTGA
- the rimM gene encoding ribosome maturation factor RimM (Essential for efficient processing of 16S rRNA), whose product MDDYLSVGKITSAYGVNGEVKVFPLTDHLDRFYDLDYVYIFDKTGKTSLNIETVRFIKNLVIVKFKEINDRNEAERLKGKLIKITRDNAVKLDDDEYFIKDLLNMRVYTDDQKELGILKDVLKTGANDVYVVKTDDRDILIPAIKDVIKKVDIKERKMTVHLLEGL is encoded by the coding sequence ATGGATGATTATTTATCCGTAGGTAAGATAACATCTGCATACGGTGTAAATGGAGAAGTAAAAGTTTTTCCTCTTACAGATCATTTAGATAGATTTTATGATTTAGACTATGTGTATATATTTGATAAAACAGGTAAAACTTCTTTAAATATTGAAACAGTCAGGTTTATAAAAAATCTTGTGATTGTAAAATTTAAAGAAATAAATGATAGAAATGAAGCAGAAAGATTAAAAGGCAAGTTGATAAAGATAACAAGAGATAATGCTGTAAAGCTGGATGATGATGAATATTTTATTAAGGACTTGCTAAACATGAGAGTATATACAGATGATCAAAAAGAGCTAGGCATATTAAAGGATGTTTTAAAAACCGGTGCAAATGATGTCTATGTTGTAAAAACTGATGATAGAGATATTTTGATACCTGCCATAAAAGATGTAATAAAAAAGGTTGATATTAAAGAGCGTAAAATGACAGTCCACCTTTTGGAGGGGCTATAA
- a CDS encoding KH domain-containing protein, with the protein MGELVKFIAKSLVDNPDAVQINEIEGEQSIIIELKVAPEDMGKVIGKQGRIAKAIRTLVKAAATKEKKRVVVEII; encoded by the coding sequence ATGGGTGAGTTAGTAAAATTTATAGCCAAATCTCTAGTAGATAATCCTGATGCTGTACAAATAAATGAAATTGAAGGTGAACAATCAATAATCATAGAATTAAAGGTTGCACCAGAGGACATGGGAAAGGTAATAGGAAAGCAAGGTAGAATTGCAAAAGCAATAAGAACACTTGTTAAAGCGGCCGCAACAAAGGAAAAGAAGCGCGTTGTTGTAGAAATAATTTAG
- the rpsP gene encoding 30S ribosomal protein S16 translates to MAVKIRLKRMGAKKSPFYRFVVADSRSPRDGRFIDEIGYYNPVSNPKEIKIDSEKAIKWLKVGAQPSDTVRALFKKEGIFDRING, encoded by the coding sequence GTGGCAGTTAAGATTAGGTTAAAAAGAATGGGGGCTAAAAAATCTCCATTTTATAGATTTGTTGTGGCTGATTCAAGGTCTCCACGTGATGGTAGATTTATAGACGAAATTGGTTATTATAACCCTGTTTCAAATCCAAAAGAAATAAAAATTGATTCAGAAAAAGCTATAAAATGGTTAAAAGTTGGAGCACAGCCATCTGATACAGTCAGAGCATTATTTAAAAAGGAAGGTATATTTGATAGAATTAATGGTTAA
- the ffh gene encoding signal recognition particle protein, whose product MAFESLTGKLQDIFKKLRGKGKLSEKDVKEAMKEVKIALLEADVNFKVVKEFINTVTEKSLGQEVMESLTPAQHVIKIVNDELTALMGSKESKINFSDKPPTIIMMVGLQGSGKTTTSGKLANYLKSKGKNPILVACDIYRPAAIKQLQVVGSSINVPVFSMGDKTTPVDIAKGAVDFAKNNNYNVVIIDTAGRLHIDEELMDELKNIKDAVNPNEILLVVDAMTGQDVVNVAESFNDKLDIDGVILTKLDGDTRGGAALSVKAVTHKPIKFIASGEKLTDIEVFHPDRMASRILGMGDVLSLIEKAQSQIDEKKALELQKKILEQQFSFDDFLEQLQGLKNMGPIDQLFSMIPGVNMSKFKGVNVSDKDIRRIEAIIQSMTKEERQNPSIINGSRKKRIAAGSGTTIQQVNSLLKQFEQTKKMMKKFADVGNNIKMAKRKMPFFR is encoded by the coding sequence ATGGCTTTTGAGAGTCTTACTGGAAAGCTTCAGGATATATTTAAAAAGCTTAGAGGTAAGGGGAAGTTAAGTGAAAAAGATGTAAAAGAAGCGATGAAAGAAGTCAAAATAGCACTTCTGGAAGCTGATGTCAATTTTAAAGTTGTTAAAGAATTTATAAATACTGTTACTGAAAAGTCTTTAGGACAAGAGGTAATGGAAAGCCTTACACCTGCGCAGCATGTCATAAAGATTGTCAATGATGAATTGACAGCTTTGATGGGTTCTAAAGAAAGCAAGATTAATTTCAGCGATAAGCCTCCGACAATTATTATGATGGTTGGATTGCAAGGTTCCGGTAAGACGACGACAAGTGGCAAACTTGCTAATTATTTAAAATCGAAAGGTAAAAATCCCATTCTTGTTGCATGTGATATATATAGACCGGCAGCCATTAAACAGCTTCAAGTTGTCGGATCATCTATCAATGTACCGGTGTTTTCTATGGGTGACAAAACGACACCTGTTGATATTGCAAAAGGTGCTGTTGATTTTGCCAAAAACAACAATTATAATGTTGTAATAATTGATACGGCTGGAAGGCTTCATATCGATGAAGAGCTTATGGATGAGCTTAAAAATATAAAAGATGCTGTAAATCCAAATGAGATACTTTTGGTTGTGGATGCAATGACTGGTCAAGATGTCGTCAATGTGGCAGAGTCATTTAATGATAAGCTCGATATAGATGGTGTTATATTGACAAAGCTGGATGGCGATACGAGAGGTGGTGCAGCATTATCAGTAAAAGCTGTTACACATAAGCCTATTAAATTTATAGCATCGGGAGAGAAGTTGACTGACATAGAAGTATTTCATCCCGACAGAATGGCATCAAGGATTTTGGGCATGGGCGATGTCTTGAGTTTAATTGAAAAAGCTCAGTCCCAGATTGATGAAAAAAAGGCATTAGAGCTTCAAAAAAAGATTTTAGAGCAGCAGTTTTCTTTCGATGATTTCCTTGAACAGTTGCAAGGGTTAAAAAATATGGGACCGATAGACCAGCTATTTTCTATGATACCTGGAGTAAATATGTCAAAATTTAAAGGTGTAAATGTAAGTGATAAGGATATAAGAAGAATTGAAGCAATAATACAATCAATGACCAAAGAAGAAAGACAAAATCCCTCTATCATTAATGGCAGTAGAAAAAAAAGAATAGCTGCTGGAAGCGGTACTACCATTCAACAAGTAAATAGTTTATTAAAGCAATTTGAACAAACGAAGAAAATGATGAAGAAATTTGCTGATGTAGGCAATAATATAAAAATGGCCAAACGAAAAATGCCATTTTTTAGATAA
- the ylxM gene encoding YlxM family DNA-binding protein, whose translation MNTDFVEMNVLFDFYGSLLTGKQMDIFKMYYMDDYSLGEISQELNISRQGVYDSLKRAESVLKYYEEKLGLVKKYNSSIAKINNIKRIIDDAKINISDKSALRVLDEIQKELDEIEL comes from the coding sequence ATGAATACAGATTTTGTGGAAATGAATGTTTTATTTGATTTTTACGGCTCGCTACTTACAGGTAAACAGATGGATATATTTAAAATGTATTATATGGATGACTATTCATTAGGCGAGATATCGCAGGAACTTAATATTTCAAGACAGGGTGTTTACGATTCGCTTAAAAGGGCTGAAAGTGTATTAAAATACTACGAAGAAAAGCTGGGTCTTGTCAAGAAATATAATTCTAGTATTGCGAAAATTAATAACATAAAACGCATTATAGATGATGCAAAAATAAATATTTCTGATAAGAGTGCTTTAAGGGTACTGGATGAGATACAAAAAGAACTTGATGAGATTGAATTATAA
- a CDS encoding SpoIID/LytB domain-containing protein: MKRTVTFLIVVCMLVLSLSSAFAVSVNDKVDNSQTVVNLLVDSINKGDWKTYVDLQANINREGIQGFINDADNAKNGLGIFNVKSAKIKEMKALSDDVVAQLTNLSQYKQQYNEVQAYLVGIDYRVKKENKYFFNGVNYNLVVLGKEADNWKVIEMSDAPLEILIPAGYGFGSEDEKEALKIIKARINGDIVNKEGKLIESNKASYRGIQIEKGINSADIQEAPMGVLSTGDHVRPDYIRVYHDRSSSDPNYHKTISTDFYYYVKNVLPNEWYSTWPSESLKAGAMAVKMYGWYHVYHPKWPSLNADVKDTTADQVFIDNTEVSSTTTAINNVGGVGLENSSGAVFETQYLAGTQGQPGTQSSGKMSQWGTKYWADQGTKTYIQMCHYYYDNSDKSSGAIATFSY, translated from the coding sequence ATGAAACGTACAGTTACATTTTTGATAGTAGTATGTATGCTCGTATTAAGTCTCTCATCCGCATTTGCAGTAAGTGTAAATGATAAAGTTGATAACTCTCAGACAGTTGTCAATTTGCTTGTCGATTCAATCAACAAAGGCGATTGGAAAACTTATGTTGATCTACAGGCAAATATAAATCGAGAAGGTATTCAAGGGTTTATCAATGACGCTGATAATGCAAAGAATGGGTTGGGTATATTTAATGTAAAATCAGCAAAAATTAAGGAAATGAAAGCCCTTTCAGATGATGTGGTTGCCCAATTAACTAATCTATCCCAGTATAAACAGCAGTATAATGAAGTTCAGGCATATTTGGTTGGGATAGATTACAGAGTAAAAAAAGAGAACAAATATTTCTTCAATGGAGTAAATTATAACTTAGTAGTGTTGGGCAAGGAAGCCGACAATTGGAAAGTAATTGAAATGTCAGATGCTCCATTGGAAATACTTATACCCGCTGGTTATGGATTTGGCAGCGAAGATGAGAAGGAAGCACTGAAAATAATTAAAGCTCGAATCAATGGTGATATTGTTAATAAAGAAGGAAAGCTTATTGAAAGTAATAAAGCCAGTTACCGCGGCATTCAAATTGAAAAAGGAATAAACTCTGCAGATATACAAGAAGCTCCAATGGGAGTGTTATCAACAGGCGATCACGTACGTCCTGATTACATAAGGGTTTATCATGATCGTTCTTCATCGGATCCCAATTACCACAAAACAATAAGTACAGATTTCTACTATTATGTAAAAAACGTACTTCCCAATGAATGGTATTCAACTTGGCCTTCGGAATCGTTAAAAGCAGGTGCAATGGCTGTTAAAATGTACGGCTGGTATCATGTTTACCATCCAAAGTGGCCTTCGCTTAATGCTGACGTAAAAGATACAACAGCAGACCAAGTGTTTATTGATAATACAGAGGTAAGTTCCACTACAACTGCAATAAATAATGTTGGAGGCGTAGGGTTAGAAAATTCAAGTGGAGCTGTTTTTGAAACACAATACTTGGCAGGTACACAAGGACAGCCTGGAACACAAAGCTCAGGTAAAATGTCTCAATGGGGGACAAAATATTGGGCTGACCAGGGAACAAAAACTTATATTCAAATGTGCCACTATTACTACGATAACTCTGATAAGTCATCGGGTGCAATAGCGACATTCTCGTATTAA
- a CDS encoding LuxR C-terminal-related transcriptional regulator, whose amino-acid sequence MGNMQIYDEILHSYKRCVEAGLTSSIAHPAIISRGNDLQIRLKKNMTLIETFKNVVGNILRSLKDKYIFLLTDDEGYLLDTMCHEKILCHINFDCSIGISFKEEAIGTNAISMAMKLKRLVYLEPQYHYCDILKKWHCIAAPIIVDEKIIGYLDVSTIEKDMTEEMNVVVELLSDKIANEYKNCLKNSELVNKNIDFTDKQIKILIMLAKGYKELTISRELGIKPVTVKYHKKKIIEKLCVKSIQEAIVEATKLNLIDIE is encoded by the coding sequence ATGGGAAATATGCAAATATATGATGAAATACTTCATTCATACAAAAGATGCGTAGAAGCAGGGCTTACAAGTTCGATTGCACATCCTGCAATAATTTCAAGAGGAAATGATTTGCAAATCAGATTAAAGAAAAATATGACATTAATTGAGACATTTAAAAATGTTGTTGGCAATATTTTAAGGAGCTTAAAGGATAAATACATATTTTTATTAACTGACGATGAAGGATATCTTTTGGATACGATGTGTCATGAGAAAATCCTATGTCACATCAATTTTGACTGTTCAATTGGCATATCTTTTAAAGAAGAAGCCATAGGTACAAATGCCATATCAATGGCGATGAAACTAAAAAGATTAGTATATTTGGAACCCCAGTATCATTATTGTGACATTCTAAAAAAATGGCATTGCATTGCTGCTCCAATAATTGTAGATGAAAAAATAATAGGATATTTAGATGTTTCAACGATAGAAAAAGATATGACAGAAGAAATGAATGTGGTTGTCGAATTGCTTTCAGATAAAATTGCCAATGAATATAAAAACTGTTTAAAGAATTCTGAACTAGTAAACAAAAATATAGATTTTACAGACAAACAAATAAAAATATTGATAATGCTTGCAAAAGGCTATAAAGAATTGACAATATCAAGAGAACTTGGGATTAAACCAGTTACTGTAAAATATCATAAGAAGAAAATAATTGAGAAACTATGTGTAAAAAGCATTCAAGAAGCAATAGTAGAGGCAACAAAGTTAAATTTAATAGATATTGAATAA